A single region of the Ctenopharyngodon idella isolate HZGC_01 chromosome 21, HZGC01, whole genome shotgun sequence genome encodes:
- the hspb9l gene encoding heat shock protein beta-11 — translation MLCPSTFQPHLSPFMDFHWPVRSLWPETRPLFFQIEKEMMRHMQEMRHNLEFMERLHQRIFDEIDHVPPMTTFKPISFQVGKEGSQYALTLDTKDFSPEELSVKQVGRKLRVSGKTEKKQDDGKGSFSYRCQEFRQEFDLPEGVNPEAVTCSLNNGQLQIQAPKEANAVSNERVIPITYSPAVKSPAPQSPQPESQAAEPESTDN, via the coding sequence ATGCTTTGCCCAAGCACATTTCAACCTCATCTCAGCCCATTCATGGACTTCCACTGGCCAGTACGCAGCCTGTGGCCGGAGACGAGACCTCTGTTCTTTCAGATCGAGAAAGAAATGATGAGACACATGCAGGAGATGAGGCACAACCTGGAGTTCATGGAACGCCTGCACCAAAGGATTTTTGACGAGATTGACCATGTCCCACCCATGACGACTTTCAAACCCATCTCATTCCAGGTCGGAAAGGAAGGAAGCCAATATGCACTGACACTAGATACGAAGGATTTCTCTCCGGAGGAGCTGTCCGTCAAACAAGTGGGCAGGAAGTTGCGGGTGAGCGGCAAGACAGAGAAGAAGCAAGATGATGGGAAAGGATCTTTCTCGTACAGATGCCAAGAATTTAGGCAGGAGTTTGACCTTCCTGAAGGTGTGAATCCTGAAGCGGTGACCTGTTCATTAAATAATGGCCAGCTACAGATACAAGCACCCAAAGAAGCTAATGCTGTGAGCAATGAAAGAGTGATTCCCATTACATACAGTCCTGCTGTGAAGAGTCCTGCTCCTCAGAGCCCTCAGCCTGAGAGCCAAGCAGCTGAGCCAGAGTCTACAGATAACTGA
- the si:dkey-30k6.5 gene encoding zinc finger protein 345 isoform X1, with product MTAVIHELLSSVMGVLVESVVSELSKHLSDFTTVLSEEWKRNKGTAVNKNRLKQANQAKTKEFAAFMELLSKATIETMVKLIHDRISAQVLEATAKTQMSKDKLNEGQATPEPENNVLLETEKIKDYESESEHHENSGQAANNQYQLLSSAPTDILPGNVGLSESQPSTSTNIAAEERQEPLICESCGVSFNDLALLNIHNALHKERPFNCLTCGNTFKMMKCLMKHQRFHTTPDVSIEFEATLHEEEFIVQLETCDAVNTSLETLEVTTQEILQNNLDNEDLSCAVLESSQYATESLVQGLNITIENTESQPIATPNTDMIKQSNDGLFRCKTCGKCFELRWKFINHVRAHVKHYKCSHCDKRFTMRSCLIRHAAMHTGAQLFKCDICSKSFVFQASLEKHKRLHTAEKTVTCPNCQKVFPGKRSFGRHRCRAVETLYNCPVCDKQFKIKQNMLDHQTLHTGEKPYCCEICGAFYSCERYLKNHQKSHIEKTYDYPCEVCDKRFSARKHLQAHMLVHTREKRYACDVCDKKFATSGNLNRHKAGHTGVKLYGCPICLKRYTTAYALKMHMHKHTSSKPFLCDVCGKGFTSSDYMKRHKRIIHAGRRDCVCSICNKAFIFPSSLNQHMLVHTGEKHHERLVSPLLKKFSCDHCQKKFYSQAALTVHQRVHTKEKPYSCEVCGKRFGYSSSIQMHMRIHTGERPFGCDVCGKTFNQAVHLRTHQRVHTGLKSFSCESCGKKFVDHRNLKQHKCKYTM from the exons ATGACGGCAGTAATTCACGAGTTACTGTCCTCCGTTATGGGGGTGTTAGTTGAAAGTGTCGTGTCGGAGTTGAGCAAACATCTCTCTGACTTCACGACTGTCTTATCTGAAGAGTGGAAGCGCAACAAGGGGACTGCAGTGAACAAAAACAGACTTAAACAGGCGAATCAAGCCAAAACT AAGGAGTTTGCTGCATTCATGGAGCTGTTGAGTAAGGCCACAATAGAGACAATGGTGAAACTGATTCATGATCGCATCTCTGCTCAAGTATTGGAAGCTACAGCAAAGACTCAAATGTCAAAAGACAAACTAAATG AGGGTCAAGCAACACCTGAGCCTGAAAACAATGTGCTTCTTGAGACTGAAAAGATCAAGGATTATGAATCTGAATCAGAACATCATGAAAACTCTGGACAAGCAGCAAATAATCAGTACCAACTGCTGTCATCTGCACCCACTGATATTCTGCCAGGGAATGTGGGTTTGAGTGAAAGTCAACCTTCCACAAGCACAAACATAGCTGCAGAGGAGAGACAGGAGCCTTTAATTTGTGAGTCCTGTGGAGTATCTTTCAATGACTTGGCCCTGTTGAACATTCACAATGCTTTACACAAAGAAAGACCTTTCAATTGTTTGACATGTGGGAATACTTTCAAAATGATGAAATGCTTGATGAAACACCAGAGATTTCACACGACTCCGGATGTGAGTATTGAGTTCGAAGCCACTCTACACGAAGAAGAATTCATTGTGCAGCTCGAAACCTGTGATGCTGTCAATACATCCCTGGAAACACTAGAGGTCACCACTCAAG AAATTCTCCAAAATAACTTGGATAACGAAGACTTATCTTGTGCTGTCTTGGAAAGCAGTCAGTATGCAACCGAATCGCTTGTGCAAGGTTTAAATATTACCATCGAAAACACAGAGAGTCAGCCCATCGCCACACCTAACACTGATATGATAAAACAATCAAATGATGGTTTGTTCCGATGCAAAACTTGCGGGAAGTGTTTTGAACTGAGGTGGAAGTTCATCAACCACGTTCGGGCTCATgtgaaacattacaaatgttcgcATTGCGATAAGCGCTTTACTATGAGAAGCTGCCTCATCAGACACGCAGCAATGCACACTGGAGCTCAGCTATTCAAATGTGATATATGTTCCAAGTCTTTTGTATTTCAGGCCTCCCTGGAAAAGCACAAGCGTCTTCACACGGCAGAAAAGACAGTTACTTGCCCAAACTGCCAGAAGGTTTTTCCCGGCAAGCGTTCGTTCGGCAGACACAGATGCAGAGCAGTCGAAACACTCTACAACTGTCCCGTTTGTGACAAGCAgttcaaaattaaacaaaacatgcTCGATCATCAAACACTGCACACCGGCGAGAAACCCTACTGCTGCGAGATATGTGGTGCGTTTTATAGCTGTGAACGGTATCTGAAAAATCACCAGAAGAGTCACATCGAGAAAACCTACGACTATCCGTGCGAAGTCTGCGACAAGCGCTTCAGTGCTCGCAAACACTTGCAGGCACATATGCTCGTGCACACAAGGGAAAAGCGATACGCGTGCGACGTATGCGACAAGAAGTTTGCCACCTCTGGAAACCTCAACAGACACAAAGCTGGTCACACGGGAGTGAAGCTGTACGGTTGTCCGATATGTTTGAAAAGGTACACTACAGCGTACGCCCTAAAGatgcacatgcacaaacacacttcaAGCAAACCGTTTCTTTGCGATGTTTGCGGTAAGGGATTTACCAGTTCGGACTACATGAAAAGGCACAAGCGAATAATTCACGCGGGAAGGAGGGATTGTGTGTGTTCGATCTGTAATAAAGCCTTCATATTCCCCAGTTCTCTTAATCAGCATATGCTTGTACACACAGGAGAGAAGCATCATGAGCGACTGGTCAGTCCTCTGCTGAAGAAGTTCAGTTGCGATCATTGTCAAAAGAAGTTCTACTCACAAGCCGCCCTTACAGTACACCAAAGGGTTCACACGAAAGAAAAGCCATATAGTTGTGAGGTTTGTGGAAAGAGGTTTGGGTATTCGAGCAGTATTCAGATGCACATGAGAATCCATACAGGAGAGAGACCTTTTGGGTGTGATGTTTGTGGTAAGACGTTCAATCAGGCTGTGCATCTGAGGACCCATCAGCGAGTGCACACTGGTCTAAAGTCATTCAGTTGTGAGAGCTGTGGGAAGAAGTTTGTGGATCATAGAAATCTCAAgcaacataaatgtaaatataccatgtaa
- the si:dkey-30k6.5 gene encoding zinc finger protein 345 isoform X2: protein MTAVIHELLSSVMGVLVESVVSELSKHLSDFTTVLSEEWKRNKGTAVNKNRLKQANQAKTEFAAFMELLSKATIETMVKLIHDRISAQVLEATAKTQMSKDKLNEGQATPEPENNVLLETEKIKDYESESEHHENSGQAANNQYQLLSSAPTDILPGNVGLSESQPSTSTNIAAEERQEPLICESCGVSFNDLALLNIHNALHKERPFNCLTCGNTFKMMKCLMKHQRFHTTPDVSIEFEATLHEEEFIVQLETCDAVNTSLETLEVTTQEILQNNLDNEDLSCAVLESSQYATESLVQGLNITIENTESQPIATPNTDMIKQSNDGLFRCKTCGKCFELRWKFINHVRAHVKHYKCSHCDKRFTMRSCLIRHAAMHTGAQLFKCDICSKSFVFQASLEKHKRLHTAEKTVTCPNCQKVFPGKRSFGRHRCRAVETLYNCPVCDKQFKIKQNMLDHQTLHTGEKPYCCEICGAFYSCERYLKNHQKSHIEKTYDYPCEVCDKRFSARKHLQAHMLVHTREKRYACDVCDKKFATSGNLNRHKAGHTGVKLYGCPICLKRYTTAYALKMHMHKHTSSKPFLCDVCGKGFTSSDYMKRHKRIIHAGRRDCVCSICNKAFIFPSSLNQHMLVHTGEKHHERLVSPLLKKFSCDHCQKKFYSQAALTVHQRVHTKEKPYSCEVCGKRFGYSSSIQMHMRIHTGERPFGCDVCGKTFNQAVHLRTHQRVHTGLKSFSCESCGKKFVDHRNLKQHKCKYTM from the exons ATGACGGCAGTAATTCACGAGTTACTGTCCTCCGTTATGGGGGTGTTAGTTGAAAGTGTCGTGTCGGAGTTGAGCAAACATCTCTCTGACTTCACGACTGTCTTATCTGAAGAGTGGAAGCGCAACAAGGGGACTGCAGTGAACAAAAACAGACTTAAACAGGCGAATCAAGCCAAAACT GAGTTTGCTGCATTCATGGAGCTGTTGAGTAAGGCCACAATAGAGACAATGGTGAAACTGATTCATGATCGCATCTCTGCTCAAGTATTGGAAGCTACAGCAAAGACTCAAATGTCAAAAGACAAACTAAATG AGGGTCAAGCAACACCTGAGCCTGAAAACAATGTGCTTCTTGAGACTGAAAAGATCAAGGATTATGAATCTGAATCAGAACATCATGAAAACTCTGGACAAGCAGCAAATAATCAGTACCAACTGCTGTCATCTGCACCCACTGATATTCTGCCAGGGAATGTGGGTTTGAGTGAAAGTCAACCTTCCACAAGCACAAACATAGCTGCAGAGGAGAGACAGGAGCCTTTAATTTGTGAGTCCTGTGGAGTATCTTTCAATGACTTGGCCCTGTTGAACATTCACAATGCTTTACACAAAGAAAGACCTTTCAATTGTTTGACATGTGGGAATACTTTCAAAATGATGAAATGCTTGATGAAACACCAGAGATTTCACACGACTCCGGATGTGAGTATTGAGTTCGAAGCCACTCTACACGAAGAAGAATTCATTGTGCAGCTCGAAACCTGTGATGCTGTCAATACATCCCTGGAAACACTAGAGGTCACCACTCAAG AAATTCTCCAAAATAACTTGGATAACGAAGACTTATCTTGTGCTGTCTTGGAAAGCAGTCAGTATGCAACCGAATCGCTTGTGCAAGGTTTAAATATTACCATCGAAAACACAGAGAGTCAGCCCATCGCCACACCTAACACTGATATGATAAAACAATCAAATGATGGTTTGTTCCGATGCAAAACTTGCGGGAAGTGTTTTGAACTGAGGTGGAAGTTCATCAACCACGTTCGGGCTCATgtgaaacattacaaatgttcgcATTGCGATAAGCGCTTTACTATGAGAAGCTGCCTCATCAGACACGCAGCAATGCACACTGGAGCTCAGCTATTCAAATGTGATATATGTTCCAAGTCTTTTGTATTTCAGGCCTCCCTGGAAAAGCACAAGCGTCTTCACACGGCAGAAAAGACAGTTACTTGCCCAAACTGCCAGAAGGTTTTTCCCGGCAAGCGTTCGTTCGGCAGACACAGATGCAGAGCAGTCGAAACACTCTACAACTGTCCCGTTTGTGACAAGCAgttcaaaattaaacaaaacatgcTCGATCATCAAACACTGCACACCGGCGAGAAACCCTACTGCTGCGAGATATGTGGTGCGTTTTATAGCTGTGAACGGTATCTGAAAAATCACCAGAAGAGTCACATCGAGAAAACCTACGACTATCCGTGCGAAGTCTGCGACAAGCGCTTCAGTGCTCGCAAACACTTGCAGGCACATATGCTCGTGCACACAAGGGAAAAGCGATACGCGTGCGACGTATGCGACAAGAAGTTTGCCACCTCTGGAAACCTCAACAGACACAAAGCTGGTCACACGGGAGTGAAGCTGTACGGTTGTCCGATATGTTTGAAAAGGTACACTACAGCGTACGCCCTAAAGatgcacatgcacaaacacacttcaAGCAAACCGTTTCTTTGCGATGTTTGCGGTAAGGGATTTACCAGTTCGGACTACATGAAAAGGCACAAGCGAATAATTCACGCGGGAAGGAGGGATTGTGTGTGTTCGATCTGTAATAAAGCCTTCATATTCCCCAGTTCTCTTAATCAGCATATGCTTGTACACACAGGAGAGAAGCATCATGAGCGACTGGTCAGTCCTCTGCTGAAGAAGTTCAGTTGCGATCATTGTCAAAAGAAGTTCTACTCACAAGCCGCCCTTACAGTACACCAAAGGGTTCACACGAAAGAAAAGCCATATAGTTGTGAGGTTTGTGGAAAGAGGTTTGGGTATTCGAGCAGTATTCAGATGCACATGAGAATCCATACAGGAGAGAGACCTTTTGGGTGTGATGTTTGTGGTAAGACGTTCAATCAGGCTGTGCATCTGAGGACCCATCAGCGAGTGCACACTGGTCTAAAGTCATTCAGTTGTGAGAGCTGTGGGAAGAAGTTTGTGGATCATAGAAATCTCAAgcaacataaatgtaaatataccatgtaa
- the zgc:103482 gene encoding plasminogen activator inhibitor 1 RNA-binding protein, with protein MKELVEEMPDEGYGCAVANRFGQLLDDESDPFDILYAAGVEKKQKKKKEEPKKTSTTTKAGKKESQRDRKIILPAGGSGQGQVRLARGEVEERIERRVNFERKFSDAETPLSFSVERPVDVLDRPVRGRGTGRGRGARGPGYPRSNDGFDQRGKREFERHSGSDRTSVRSEEKRSGSGSRNWGSMRDHMSEIEEASPSEEVVENEETQEAVETDGENRTSETEEVIEVAIEMTLDEWKALQEQSRPKVELNIRKADTPMPSKAMVIHKSKFLQKQQNGIDEDVVFRRPANDITCQLEINFGSLARPSRGGRGGRGGRGRGAPSMASQRSPQLESAPNPDDPEDFPALA; from the exons ATGAAGGAGTTAGTGGAGGAAATGCCTGATGAGGGGTATGGATGCGCCGTTGCAAATCGTTTCGGCCAGCTGCTGGACGATGAATCCGACCCTTTCGACATCTTATATGCGGCAGGGGTAGAAAAAAagcagaagaaaaagaaagaggagcCAAAGAAAACTTCAACCACGACTAAAGCTGGAAAGAAGGAGTCTCAAAGGGACAGGAAAATCATTCTTCCAGCAGGTGGGAGTGGACAAG GCCAAGTCCGTCTTGCTCGAGGAGAGGTTGAGGAACGAATAGAAAGACGCGTGAATTTTGAGCGCAAATTCAGCGATGCCGAAACCCCCCTCAGTTTCTCTGTTGAGAG GCCTGTGGATGTACTGGACAGGCCTGTCAGAGGAAGAGGCACTGGACGAGGACGAGGAGCCCGAGGCCCAGGATATCCAAGATCCAACGATGGATTTGACCAGAGAGGAAAGAGGGAGTTCGAGAGACACAGTGGCAGTGACCGAAC GAGTGTCCGTTCGGAAGAGAAGcgcagtggcagtggatctcgCAACTGGGGCTCTATGAGAGATCACATGAG TGAAATTGAAGAGGCCTCACCTAGTGAGGAGGTCGTTGAAAATGAGGAGACCCAAGAGGCAGTTGAGACTGATGGAGAAAACAG AACATCTGAAACTGAGGAAGTGATTGAGGTTGCCATAGAGATGACACTGGATGAGTGGAAAGCCCTACAGGAGCAAAGCAGGCCCAAGGTAGAGCTGAATATCCGTAAGGCAGACACCCCTATGCCTTCCAAGGCCATGGTTATCCATAAGTCTAAATTCCTTCAG AAACAACAAAATGGCATTGATGAGGATGTGGTTTTCCGTCGCCCGGCCAATGACATTACCTGTCAACTGGAGATCAACTTTGGCAGCCTGGCTCGGCCCTCTCGTGGTGGGAGAGGTGGACGAGGTGGTCGTGGCCGTGGGGCTCCCTCCATGGCATCCCAAAGATCTCCACAACTTGAATCT GCTCCAAACCCAGATGATCCAGAAGATTTCCCTGCACTGGCGTAG